The Rhododendron vialii isolate Sample 1 chromosome 5a, ASM3025357v1 genome contains a region encoding:
- the LOC131327611 gene encoding auxin-induced protein 15A-like, translating into MLLIISITSQFQEYRLVFSDQKHLDMGNSCKSDHEKGGKRAPKGHFVVYAGEEMRRFVVPISYLKVPIFKQLLDEAAEEYGFQHSQGGIVLPNCHESTFQQALDFMAKY; encoded by the coding sequence ATGCTTCTCATCATCTCGATCACTTCCCAATTTCAAGAGTACCGTCTTGTGTTTAGTGATCAGAAACACTTGGATATGGGTAACAGTTGCAAAAGTGATCATGAGAAGGGGGGGAAAAGAGCTCCAAAGGGCCACTTTGTGGTTTATGCAGGAGAAGAGATGAGGAGATTTGTTGTTCCTATATCTTACTTGAAAGTTCCAATTTTCAAGCAACTCCTAGATGAGGCTGCAGAGGAGTATGGGTTTCAGCATAGCCAGGGAGGCATTGTTTTGCCTAATTGCCATGAATCTACCTTTCAACAGGCCTTGGATTTCATGGCCAAGTACTGA
- the LOC131327610 gene encoding uncharacterized protein LOC131327610 codes for MLTSQGPLNFRSPSSSSFRTQGVSNRPPIVCHECGQAGHIRPQCPRLLGTYFTCRKTGHFARNCLHGDRARSESGLVQQPRGGQSSSRQSFWGNQRQQQPHSVKPRQLRDLRLRGERVRLSLLRVLIIGVDTFRVIPLREELLLSLLPFHLHHLLLLLRPRRFRINPSLFVETPIRGRSPLDRICWDCELIIQDRSFTFNFIVLNMSGFNLILGMDWLSTFHGTIDCFKHRVRICPPGSACFKFFGECRESLELYLCGSHEHESIYALLASLALDEDVSARGELPLVVCDFPDVFLKELPGLPPERD; via the exons ATGTTGACTTCGCAGGGTCCGTTAAACTTTAGGTCTCCATCTTCTTCGTCATTTAGGACTCAGGGAGTTTCTAATAGGCCTCCAATCGTATGTCACGAGTGTGGTCAAGCAGGACATATTCGCCCTCAGTGTCCGCGGCTTTTGGGTACATACTTTACTTGCAGGAAGACCGGTCATTTTGCAAGGAATTGTCTGCATGGGGACAGGGCTCGTAGCGAGTCTGGTTTAGTGCAACAGCCGAGGGGTGGTCAGAGTTCTAGTCGGCAATCATTTTGGGGTAAtcagaggcagcagcagcctcACTCCGTCAAACCACGTCAGCTCAGGGATCTTAGGTTGAGAGGGGAGCGAGTTCGTTTAAGCCTGCTTAGGGTTCTGATCATTGGGGTGGACACATTCAGAGTCATACCACTCAGGGAAGAGCTTTTGCTATCACTTCTGCcattccacctccaccacctcctgttACTTCTCAGACCTCGGAGATttcg TATCAATCCTTCGTTGTTCGTTGAGACACCCATAAGGGGTAGATCACCATTAGACCGTATTTGCTGGGATTGTGAGCTTATTATTCAAGATCGTAGTTTTACCTTTAACTTCATTGTGTTGAATATGTCGGGTTTCAATCTTATATTaggaatggattggttgtctACGTTTCACGGTACCATAGATTGCTTCAAGCATCGAGTCCGCATTTGTCCACCTGGGAGTGCTTGTTTCAAATTCTTTGGGGAGTGTCGGGAATCGTTAGAACTGTATCTGTGTGGGTCTCATGAGCACGAGTCAATATATGCCTTATTAGCGAGTTTGGCCTTAGATGAGGATGTATCCGCGCGTGGGGAGTTACCTCTTGTTGTTTGTGACTTTCCAGACGTGTTTCTGAAGGAGTTACCCGGTTTGCCACCCGAGAGAGATTGA